A region of Myxococcus stipitatus DSM 14675 DNA encodes the following proteins:
- a CDS encoding alpha/beta fold hydrolase, whose product MPGVTLSVREVREKGKPAASLPPVILLHGARVPGRASFDLPVAGGSLAADLALAGHTVFVMDARGYGGSTRPAAMSAPATGRPLVSSHEVVQDVHAVVTWVKKRTRQSRVALLGWATGGHWLGMYASLHPEEVSHLVILNALYAGGAQHAMLGRGTNFEDPKRPGQFNAEGMEAWRWNTAASLLGVWDRSIPMEDKSQWRSPEVAESIQREALASDTQSGSRTPPAFRAPSGALEDSFYLATGRQLWDAASITSRVLIIRSEKDFWSRPEDVTVLQEHLVHAASVKAVVIPEATHFVHLDRPERGRDLFLREVLGFFSPTQAMPASGAGQ is encoded by the coding sequence GTGCCTGGAGTCACCCTCTCCGTCCGCGAGGTTCGCGAGAAGGGCAAGCCCGCCGCGAGCCTCCCGCCCGTCATCCTGCTGCACGGTGCGCGTGTCCCCGGCCGCGCGTCGTTCGACCTCCCTGTCGCCGGGGGCTCGCTCGCGGCGGACCTCGCGCTCGCGGGGCACACCGTCTTCGTCATGGATGCACGCGGCTACGGTGGCTCCACGCGCCCCGCGGCCATGAGTGCCCCCGCCACGGGCCGCCCGCTCGTGAGCTCCCATGAGGTCGTCCAGGACGTGCACGCGGTGGTGACGTGGGTGAAGAAGCGCACGCGCCAGTCGCGCGTGGCCCTGCTGGGCTGGGCCACCGGTGGCCACTGGCTGGGCATGTACGCGAGCCTCCATCCCGAGGAGGTCAGCCACCTGGTCATCCTCAACGCGCTCTACGCCGGCGGCGCTCAGCACGCGATGCTGGGACGCGGGACGAACTTCGAGGACCCGAAGCGGCCGGGCCAGTTCAACGCCGAGGGCATGGAGGCCTGGCGCTGGAACACCGCGGCCTCGCTCCTGGGCGTCTGGGACCGCTCCATTCCGATGGAGGACAAGTCGCAGTGGCGCTCACCGGAGGTCGCGGAGTCGATTCAGCGGGAGGCGCTCGCGAGCGACACGCAGTCAGGCTCACGCACGCCGCCCGCGTTCCGCGCGCCGTCGGGAGCGCTGGAGGACAGCTTCTACCTGGCCACGGGCCGGCAGCTCTGGGACGCGGCCTCCATCACCTCGCGCGTCCTCATCATCCGCTCGGAGAAGGACTTCTGGAGCCGGCCCGAGGACGTCACGGTGCTGCAAGAGCACCTGGTGCATGCCGCGTCGGTGAAGGCCGTCGTGATTCCCGAGGCCACCCACTTCGTGCACCTGGACCGCCCGGAGCGAGGCCGGGACCTCTTCCTTCGCGAGGTCCTCGGCTTCTTCTCCCCGACGCAGGCAATGCCCGCGTCCGGGGCGGGGCAGTAG
- a CDS encoding M28 family metallopeptidase encodes MSRRTPPLLLLLLLPSVAFADSSQEAERWWSHVRVLADDSMAGREPGSEGYQKAADYVAEQLAAMGIKPGAGDSYFQEVELVSKRLADSSAKLTLVRGGKRIPLTNGKEAFISQHLGEAGQVDAPLAFVGNALSIPEAGHDDFAGMDLKGKLAVFLYGGPAHIPGPLRAHHSATAERVKALREAGVVGVVVLFNPKTEEMPWSRIAGARFEPSMDFADPVLVETQGMKLSVVFNNKHAEKLFAGSPYSFKDVVALANANKPLPHFDMPTRLEARSERTHAPVKSPNVVGVLPGSDATLAKEYVVLTAHLDHVGVGVPVKGDAIFNGAMDNATGVAAVLEVARALQAAKPKRSIIFLLVTAEEKGLLGARYFAARPTVPLSSIVANLNMDMFMPLFPLTQMVAYGQDESSLEGPLQQVATSHGVKLVPDPEPDRMLFIRSDQYAFVRKGVPALSFKFSPIAGSAQVRQMQDWYTKYYHAPADDVHQPVDREAAAKFVKFLADLSLLVGNAPERPHYKESSFFRRFETLPAEVAPKGTP; translated from the coding sequence ATGTCACGCCGTACGCCCCCGCTTCTCCTGCTGCTGCTCTTGCCCTCCGTGGCGTTCGCCGACTCCTCGCAGGAGGCGGAGCGCTGGTGGAGCCATGTCCGCGTGCTCGCGGATGACTCGATGGCGGGGCGGGAGCCGGGCAGCGAGGGCTACCAGAAGGCCGCGGACTATGTCGCCGAGCAACTCGCGGCGATGGGCATCAAGCCGGGCGCGGGCGACAGCTACTTCCAGGAAGTGGAGCTGGTCTCGAAGCGGCTCGCGGACTCCAGCGCGAAGCTGACCCTGGTGCGAGGCGGCAAGCGCATCCCGTTGACCAACGGGAAGGAGGCCTTCATCTCGCAGCACCTGGGGGAGGCCGGGCAGGTGGATGCGCCCCTGGCGTTCGTGGGCAATGCCCTCTCGATTCCGGAGGCGGGGCACGACGACTTCGCCGGCATGGACCTCAAGGGCAAGCTGGCCGTGTTCCTCTACGGCGGCCCCGCGCACATCCCCGGGCCCCTCCGGGCCCACCACAGCGCCACCGCGGAGCGGGTCAAGGCGCTCCGCGAGGCGGGCGTCGTGGGCGTCGTGGTGCTGTTCAATCCGAAGACCGAGGAGATGCCCTGGTCGCGCATCGCCGGGGCCCGCTTCGAGCCCTCCATGGACTTCGCCGACCCCGTGCTGGTCGAGACCCAGGGCATGAAGCTCAGCGTCGTCTTCAACAACAAGCACGCGGAGAAGCTGTTCGCGGGCTCGCCGTACTCCTTCAAGGACGTGGTGGCGCTGGCGAACGCGAACAAGCCGCTGCCGCACTTCGACATGCCCACCCGACTGGAGGCCCGGTCCGAGCGGACGCACGCCCCGGTGAAGTCACCGAACGTCGTGGGGGTGCTCCCCGGCAGTGATGCCACGCTCGCGAAGGAGTACGTGGTGCTCACCGCGCACCTGGATCATGTCGGCGTCGGAGTCCCGGTGAAGGGGGATGCCATCTTCAATGGCGCCATGGACAACGCCACGGGCGTGGCGGCGGTGCTGGAGGTCGCGCGAGCACTCCAGGCGGCGAAGCCGAAGCGCTCCATCATCTTCCTGTTGGTGACGGCGGAGGAGAAGGGCCTGCTGGGGGCGCGCTACTTCGCGGCGAGGCCGACGGTGCCGCTGTCCTCCATCGTCGCCAACCTCAACATGGACATGTTCATGCCGCTGTTCCCGCTCACGCAGATGGTGGCCTACGGCCAGGACGAGTCCAGCCTGGAGGGACCGCTCCAGCAGGTGGCCACCTCCCATGGCGTGAAGCTGGTGCCGGACCCCGAGCCCGACCGCATGCTGTTCATCCGCAGCGACCAGTACGCCTTCGTCCGCAAGGGGGTGCCCGCCCTGTCCTTCAAGTTCAGCCCGATCGCGGGCTCCGCGCAGGTGCGCCAGATGCAGGACTGGTACACGAAGTACTACCACGCGCCCGCGGATGACGTGCATCAGCCGGTGGACCGCGAGGCGGCCGCGAAGTTCGTCAAGTTCCTCGCGGACCTCTCGCTCCTCGTGGGCAATGCGCCCGAGCGTCCCCACTACAAGGAGAGCAGCTTCTTCCGCAGGTTCGAGACCCTGCCCGCGGAAGTGGCTCCGAAGGGGACGCCGTAG
- a CDS encoding DUF1801 domain-containing protein, whose product MATAKKAAPRKTATKKAPAAKKAVATKKAPVAKKVAATKNAAAPVSQGAVVEAFIGKLESWQQALVRELAALFAAEAPKASTYVKWGHPIWDHAGPFVLVKPAKAHVLIGFWRGGQMKDAEGILEGEGTGMKYLRLQSGQRPPASLAALVRQALVLNEKHGDPMKR is encoded by the coding sequence ATGGCGACCGCGAAGAAGGCTGCACCCCGGAAGACGGCGACGAAGAAGGCCCCCGCGGCGAAGAAGGCCGTCGCGACGAAGAAGGCCCCCGTGGCGAAGAAGGTCGCGGCGACGAAGAATGCGGCGGCCCCCGTGTCGCAAGGGGCGGTGGTGGAGGCGTTCATCGGGAAGCTGGAGTCGTGGCAGCAGGCGCTCGTGCGGGAGCTCGCCGCGCTCTTCGCCGCCGAGGCCCCCAAGGCCTCGACCTATGTGAAGTGGGGCCATCCCATCTGGGACCACGCGGGGCCTTTCGTGCTGGTGAAGCCCGCCAAGGCGCATGTGTTGATCGGCTTCTGGCGCGGCGGGCAGATGAAGGACGCGGAGGGCATCCTGGAAGGGGAGGGCACCGGGATGAAGTACCTGCGGCTCCAGTCGGGCCAGCGCCCGCCGGCTTCACTCGCGGCGTTGGTGCGCCAGGCCCTGGTGCTCAACGAGAAGCACGGGGATCCGATGAAGCGCTGA